The genome window ACACCCATCTCCATTAGCCGTCTTGTCTTGGAGGGTATAATTGAATGAATATCACAATTGGATTATGACAGGCACTAAGAAAACAAGCTTACGTAGTGTATCTTCAAACCAGATCAACCATTCAATCATGGCAGAACAAGTGAACAACAATGTCAATTCTGCAGGTTTATGTCTATCCTTTCGCAGAGATCAAGGAACAATCCAGGTGGTATGATTTGGTTAGACCCTGCAGTCGGTATTTATtactgtttttaattttttattaattatttgatgtaTACTTGATCTTGACATTAGCATACTTGTCTAAATATGATTTGGTATCCAGAAGCACAGGTATTGTCTACTGTTTTACCTGCATTTTCCATtaataaatgaaatgaattATGATGGGTTTATGCTAAATCTAATTGTTCTTTGCCGCAGATAGCCCCACATATCCAAATCAGTGGCATTTACACTCTTGCCCCATGTTTCATTGCAGTTTATACAGAGAAATTTAAGAACGGTGCAGGGCTGCTCACGTTCATCTGCTTCACTTCAACTGTATGTTTCTCTTAACTACATGCTtttctaattaattttcacttattatatacataaagtCGAATGTATACTCTTTGAGACTGATCACCTGTTAAAGATATGAAAGAATACATTTTGAGGGCTCAAATCCAAGACACATTTGGTTAAGCATGAAAAGACTTTTGTCTCTTTGAGGCTGACCTCAAATGATACATTCTAATTTCTGAGGGCCTGCTCAAACCCGAGATCTTTGATTAAGTTGGAAGAGACTTTTGCCGTCTCATTCACACTCTATTTCGTGTATATTTATGTTAGTTGTGACATAATATGAGCTTGGCTAGACTGTTCATCAGTCACGCTTGCTTGAGCTAAAATTCATGAAGGTCAGCAAGTCACTTCATGTTATGTTGGCCCTTATTTGACTGCTCATTGGTGAGGCTTCTTATCAAGACGACAATGTCAATACCTACTCTACGATGGCTTAGGTTTTTGATTGTTTTTATGAATTTGGAGCTGTTGTTTGTATTAGAGATGTTCGCTAAATACATGCAAGCTAAACACATGttttcattaaaataaaaagtttagaATGTTAGGACAATGAATGTTATAATATTGagtttcacaataatatttatCGAAGAAATTTTCACTTATCTACATATATAATGATAAACCACTCATAAAAAGAATGACTTTTTCCTCGACCATTTGAGTTGTTAGCATTAGGAAGCAAACAAGTTGAACTGTTTGAGAGCAAAATGTGAGGTTGTTTAATCAAATCTTGGTTTGATTTTGGTCAAATTTAAACTCAAGCAGCTTGTTAATTAATCGAgccaaattcaaatttaaagcATTTTGGCTTATAGTTCAACTTTTACTTGAGCTTTATTTATATAGCTACAATTTGATCTTGAAAGTTCAATTCAAACTAATCAGAACTGAGTTCactattatgaaaattaattagttgaatttgaatctaaattttaaaatttcacctaactcaatcaattataattatttcaaatttaaacttATGTGTCTATATTTAATCTCGGTTTGACTCATTTTTACTCCTATTTGGCAATCAAAAATGCACCCTCGTTTTTACCCCTAATTGGCAAATAAAATTGCACCCTCAAATAAGCCAATGCTAACCGTGAATTCCAAGGCAATAATTGAGTAGCATTAAATACTATTCCGTGCAGGATTTTTATTGTCTCTCAGTATCCCAAATGTCCACAACGCAATTACACAAGGTAAAAACCAAGGTGATTATATTGATATGGGCGTCACTGTTAAAAGTTAACGTAGCTATAATAAAAGgtttgtagttggagtctttttaAGTGTTCtggttaaaagaaaatattacatGAACTCTCACTTCTTTCTTTGATGTTAAAAATATCTCATTCTTATTTGACAcgttatgaaataataaaataataaagtaaaatttgagagtacatgtagtaAAACTCGCTAGTAAAATTGTGAGTATGAAAGGGATGTAGCTGGGGATGGATAAGATCGCCACGGCAAAGGGTGAGAGAGTGACAGTGCACTCTCCTTCTTCCTGTGCATCAACTCAGAGAGGACCTCCTTTCTTCctacttttctttctttttttggacAATGGGCGCAGTACACCCACACCCACACTTTAAAGCTTATTACGTATCAgacttctcttttattttttcatttttcccttCCCCAGTCCCCACCCGTCTCCTCCGATCCTCAAGAATATCTgtccttttattttgtttgctgACATCCTTTGAAATTTCCGCCTCTCTGTTTGATAAAATGGTAGATGCAAGTTGCGATGCCGTCAGAGTCTGTTTTGTACGACTGCCGGACACTGTCATCCATGCACCTTTTACTTCTTACCAGCTTTACACTTTGCTCAAAAAAAAACAGCTTTGCACTGGGAAAACCAAGTGGTGTACGTGCGTCCCTAAATCTTCAAATATCTGTATTCAGATTTATATCCAAAAGGTAAATTACAAGTCgttcaattaatttaatgacCAACTTTTAGAATGAcccttaaaattttactttttcttcaatttgattaatgatttttaactagaataatttatatgtttagaaaTTATAGTAAAAGTGCTATTaaattagaaattataatttaacttgacaagaatcaaactcttGGCATTTTGATATGGGAATTATACTTCACAGGTTCACCCATTCAGCTATCCTTTCGAGGTGATATAAAGTCAACTTTAATAAAGGGAATTATATGCATGTTCATTTGTAGTCAATTAGGGAGTGTATGTGATGTTTAATAGACGCAATTATGTTAGTGCGTTATTTTAGTGCACTCAACTCAGTTTTGTATGCTTACTATACATGAAaatgctagctagctagctacctaGTTGTATGTATCATTACCCTTTAATTTGAATTCTATGAAGTAAAAAAGTGTAAAGGAAAATAACAGTTCCTCCCATTACTATATTGGGTTGCATTTTTTGCTAAAGTTAATAATCATGTCAAAAAGACACACTCTACCTACTACCTAGCTTCCTTATCCTAATAAGGTTGACAAGGAAGTTTCAAGAGATCTAAAATATATCACCCACTCATCATTATCGCAATAACTACTTTCAACGccactataatttttttttatccaataCTGTATATTTACATGTTTTTATAATCCGCATATTTATGTACCTTTAAACTAAACTATTTATTCACTATGCACACTACCATCTATAGACATACCAACATAACACTTTCTTAAGTTTtctaaatacaaattatatataatttcattcatCATCACcgatattattattactatttataaATTCATACATCACACCCACATTACACATATATACCTTCAACTACCTACCTACCCTTTCACCACTATCATCTACATATTACTAACTAATAGCCTATTACCACTACATTCaagtttcaaaaataaaaaataagaaattaccACTACATTCATTAGAatcttcgttttttttttcacccaCAACTCCCAATTAACTAcctatatttaatttcttacaCTCAATTATCAATATTTATCACCGCCTATTTATTtacctataaatttattttcctcGTCAATTACTGTAGTATGAAATGtccttaaataataaatataatatggtGAAATTTTTACAAACTGaacattttaaactaaaatatatatttttaaaagaaataaaaataaaaatataaaaattgataacTAAAAGCATAAGTATTATTATAGTCCATCAATTAAAAGTGTAAATGATTTTATACAAGGAGAAAGTATTTATCAAAAAgcttgttgaaaaaaaaaattgatacaaGAGGATCGACCAATAGGAAAGAAGAATGGTGggtgaaaaatataaaaaagtgaTAGTGAAAGGGTATGAATTGAATCAGCCTATCCTGTCAAGAGAAAAGAAGGAATacaatataacaatataataaatataagaaattaataaaGCAAGAAAGAAAGATAGAATCAACGGCAGAGAGACAGCCATTCGCGGGGACACGGAGCCGCTATTGCCCAATACTTTGGAATCTAACCCAACCACACACCCTCCCTCCTCTTTTACCCAACCACCCACCACTATCCATATTAACTAACCCTCCCTTTCACCCTAGTTAACCACTCCGGTAAAAGCAATAATGAAATCATATATTCAATTCTTTCTCAAACCCTAATAGGACGAGTTCGGGTGATTGATGTTCAAATTTGAGatgatttattttcaaaaaaaaaaaaaattttgtcacAATTTCATGTCAGATTTGGAACAGTGAAAATCTTATACGATATAAAGAGTAATGTGTGTATGTcatcttataataattgaataagaAATACAACTCTCTGTATAAATGGACAGTGGTCTACCGATTGAACATATTGCACTTGAATCTGGAGATAAGTTACACTAGTTATCTTAGTCGATCTCaaggttattaaaaaaaaaaagaaagaaatgcaATAATTTAAAGAGGGTTAAGATAAACTCTAGTTAAACTAACCAGAAGGTACAAAGTAGATAAggggaaaaaagaagaagaaaaaagcttGAAGTTCACTCCTCCTTTCACAGCATTCTTTATATATACACCCCTTCATCTTTCCAAACCAAAATTCTCTCTAATATTCTTCTGATTTCTCACCTTCTATTCCTTCTAAGATTTTGTTTATAGTTCTGCGCTTCTTAGCTTGTCTCTCTCGTCTTCTTCACGCTGGGTTGACGAcgaattgaatatatatgtgaatatatataaacatttctttgtatatatacatatataaagcgCACCAGTCCCAAAGAATCTGAAGTATGAGCTGCAATGGTTGTCGAGTCCTTCGAAAAGGATGCAGCGAGAACTGTATTCTTAGGACCTGTTTGCAATGGATTGAAAGCGCTGAAGCTCAAGGCCACGCCACCGTTTTTGTCGCCAAGTTTTTTGGCCGTGCCGGCCTCATGTCATTCATCTCCGCCGTGCCGGAaaaccaaagaccttgtgagtTTTCGTTGGAATTTtttggggattttttttttatattttttattttattgtgtttgggggcttaaaaataatgtatgtgTTTTGGTGCAGCTTTGTTTCAGTCTTTGTTATATGAAGCTGCGGGGAGGACTGTGAATCCGGTGAACGGAGCGGTGGGGTTACTGTGGACGGGGAATTGGCACGTGTGTCAGGCGGCGGTGGAAACCGTGCTCCGT of Ipomoea triloba cultivar NCNSP0323 chromosome 3, ASM357664v1 contains these proteins:
- the LOC116014112 gene encoding uncharacterized protein LOC116014112 isoform X3, with the protein product MTGTKKTSLRSVSSNQINHSIMAEQVNNNVNSAGLCLSFRRDQGTIQVFIQRNLRTVQGCSRSSASLQLIFIVSQYPKCPQRNYTRCKLRCRQSLFCTTAGHCHPCTFYFLPALHFAQKKTALHWENQVVYVRP
- the LOC116014112 gene encoding uncharacterized protein LOC116014112 isoform X2; amino-acid sequence: MTGTKKTSLRSVSSNQINHSIMAEQVNNNVNSAGLCLSFRRDQGTIQVIAPHIQISGIYTLAPCFIAVYTEKFKNGAGLLTFICFTSTMQVAMPSESVLYDCRTLSSMHLLLLTSFTLCSKKNSFALGKPSGVRASLNLQISVFRFISKRFTHSAILSR
- the LOC116014112 gene encoding uncharacterized protein LOC116014112 isoform X1: MKLGRLESVLLLKSQQVYVYPFAEIKEQSRWYDLIAPHIQISGIYTLAPCFIAVYTEKFKNGAGLLTFICFTSTDFYCLSVSQMSTTQLHKMQVAMPSESVLYDCRTLSSMHLLLLTSFTLCSKKNSFALGKPSGVRASLNLQISVFRFISKRFTHSAILSR